A single genomic interval of halophilic archaeon DL31 harbors:
- a CDS encoding protein of unknown function DUF1028 (PFAM: Protein of unknown function DUF1028~KEGG: htu:Htur_3041 protein of unknown function DUF1028): protein MTFSICTHVTPEEHDAGDGPAFAVAVATKAPAVGALCPYVSHEGAVSTQAFVNVRLGRRGIALLDDLAVDDALPGLLEQDEHSELRQLHGVDYRGNTFAFTGDECDEWCGHEVRDGITAAGNCSKVRRRRPPSSTPSRTPRAESANACSTRSPLASKSAATNVVTPPQRY, encoded by the coding sequence ATGACATTCTCCATCTGTACACACGTCACGCCCGAGGAACACGACGCTGGTGACGGGCCAGCGTTCGCCGTCGCCGTCGCAACCAAAGCCCCCGCAGTCGGGGCACTCTGTCCCTACGTCAGCCACGAGGGCGCCGTCTCCACCCAGGCGTTCGTCAACGTCCGGCTGGGAAGACGTGGCATCGCCCTCCTTGACGACCTGGCCGTCGACGACGCACTCCCCGGCCTGCTCGAACAGGACGAGCACAGCGAGCTCCGGCAGCTCCACGGGGTAGACTACCGAGGCAACACGTTCGCGTTCACCGGCGACGAGTGCGACGAGTGGTGCGGCCATGAGGTCCGTGACGGCATCACTGCGGCGGGAAACTGCTCGAAGGTGCGGAGACGCCGCCCGCCGTCATCAACGCCTTCGAGAACGCCGAGGGCAGAATCGGCGAACGCCTGCTCGACGCGCTCGCCGCTGGCGTCGAAATCGGCGGCGACAAACGTGGTCACTCCTCCGCAGCGATACTGA
- a CDS encoding proline-specific peptidase (TIGRFAM: Peptidase S33, tricorn interacting factor 1~KEGG: tac:Ta0830 proline iminopeptidase~PFAM: Alpha/beta hydrolase fold-1) → MNSHPDYFAEYDHGEGTFDVEEYELYYRRFGTGDDVLLALHGGPGMPHDYLAPLAQHGGEELTVYLYDQFGVGGSDRPAPGDFDRYTVDHYREEVEGVRQAIDPSGEFYVYGQSWGGMLAQEYVLEYGEFVDKLVLANTLADTTTAYESMRGVLAELSEEDRDTIDEYESQRAYDDPKYEEALDGAYREHVCRTEEYPDPVLDTFEGVNLDVYGLMWGPNEYVLLETARLCEWDLRDRLGEIETDTLVLTGGYDEISPDIAHDIADRIPSADLHEFAESSHMPFWEEPEEHAAVLDTFLT, encoded by the coding sequence ATGAACTCACACCCCGATTACTTCGCCGAGTATGACCACGGTGAGGGGACGTTCGACGTCGAGGAGTACGAACTCTACTACCGCCGGTTCGGCACCGGCGACGACGTGTTGCTCGCGCTTCACGGTGGCCCGGGGATGCCTCACGACTATCTCGCACCGCTGGCCCAACATGGCGGCGAGGAGCTCACGGTCTACCTCTACGACCAGTTCGGTGTTGGCGGGTCGGACCGGCCGGCACCTGGCGATTTCGACCGGTATACTGTCGACCACTACCGCGAGGAAGTCGAGGGCGTCAGACAGGCGATCGACCCCTCGGGCGAATTCTACGTCTACGGCCAGTCGTGGGGCGGGATGCTCGCACAGGAGTACGTTCTCGAGTATGGGGAGTTCGTGGATAAACTGGTTCTGGCGAACACGCTCGCTGACACTACCACCGCCTACGAGTCCATGCGGGGCGTGCTGGCGGAACTCTCGGAGGAGGACCGCGACACGATCGATGAATACGAGTCCCAACGGGCCTACGACGACCCGAAGTACGAGGAGGCACTCGATGGCGCCTACCGCGAACACGTCTGCCGTACTGAGGAGTATCCCGATCCGGTGCTGGACACCTTCGAGGGTGTCAACCTCGATGTCTACGGGCTGATGTGGGGGCCGAACGAGTACGTCCTGCTGGAGACCGCGCGGCTATGCGAGTGGGATCTGCGTGATCGACTCGGAGAAATAGAGACGGACACGCTGGTTCTGACGGGTGGATACGACGAGATCTCCCCGGATATCGCCCACGACATCGCGGACCGCATCCCCAGTGCCGACCTCCACGAGTTCGCGGAGAGCAGTCACATGCCGTTCTGGGAGGAGCCCGAGGAACACGCAGCCGTCCTCGACACGTTCCTCACCTGA